A portion of the Chelmon rostratus isolate fCheRos1 chromosome 15, fCheRos1.pri, whole genome shotgun sequence genome contains these proteins:
- the adi1 gene encoding 1,2-dihydroxy-3-keto-5-methylthiopentene dioxygenase has translation MGLEAWYMDSSDEDQRKPHRLVPNQPVSLDELKMLGVLHWKLNADIYETDPELEQIRKDQAYSYMDIITIHKDTLSNYEEKLKMFFEEHLHLDDEIRYILDGQAYFDIRDKEDRWIRIAMNKGDLITLPAGIYHRFTLDETNYTKAMRLFVGEPVWKAYNRPADGFDIRQKYVASLQGS, from the exons ATGGGTTTAGAAGCCTGGTACATGGACAGCTCTGATGAAGACCAGAGAAAGCCGCACAGACTGGTCCCAAATCAGCCCGTTTCCCTGGACGAATTAAAAATGCTTGGGGTGTTACACTGGAAG CTGAATGCTGACATCTATGAAACAGACCCAGAGCTGGAGCAGATTCGTAAAGACCAAGCCTACTCCTATATGGACATTATCACTATTCACAAGGATACACTGTCCAACTATGAGGAAAAG ctgaagATGTTCTTTGAGGAGCACCTGCACTTGGATGATGAAATCCGCTACATCCTGGATGGCCAAGCCTACTTTGACATCAGGGACAAGGAGGACCGATGGATCCGCATCGCCATGAACAAGGGGGACCTCATTACCCTGCCGGCTGGCATCTACCACCGCTTCACCCTGGACGAGACT AACTACACGAAAGCCATGAGGCTGTTTGTGGGGGAGCCAGTGTGGAAAGCGTACAACCGGCCCGCTGATGGCTTTGACATCCGCCAGAAGTATGTGGCTTCTCTGCAGGGATCCTGA